In the Bacteroidales bacterium genome, one interval contains:
- a CDS encoding beta-lactamase family protein, with the protein MSIYKSLLSIILIILFSYPLGMSALVIDGKPLLKSPATNEFPVPEEIVELTNEKLHKTLENYRFNGTALIAVKGKIIFEEARGIANFSNRTPIKIESSFQLASASKPFTALSIMLLKERSLLDYDDKVKNYIPDFPYPEISIRHLLNHTSGLQNYMYLVDNYWVNDSSITNQKMLNLIISHNLPLNNIPGRRFEYSNTGYAVLALVIEKITHQYFGDFLQTEIFDKLGMTHSYVYNRVDIEQDSNQVLGYNSQWRRRRQYFHDANNEILGDKSIYSTVHDIYKFTEALNNYELVDKKTLEEAYSKAILRNSRSINYGFGWRLRKDGKHSYIFHNGAWHGFTSTITLEPENDITLILLNNTNAPIATIKRDILNILHSQMDPYLK; encoded by the coding sequence ATGAGCATTTATAAAAGCTTGCTGTCTATAATTTTAATCATACTTTTTAGTTATCCATTGGGGATGAGCGCCTTGGTTATAGATGGCAAACCTTTATTAAAAAGCCCTGCTACAAACGAATTTCCCGTTCCTGAAGAGATAGTAGAACTAACAAATGAGAAACTTCATAAAACTTTAGAAAACTACCGTTTTAATGGTACTGCCTTGATAGCCGTTAAAGGTAAAATTATTTTTGAAGAAGCCAGAGGAATAGCCAATTTCTCCAATAGAACTCCTATAAAGATAGAATCAAGCTTCCAATTAGCATCTGCCAGCAAACCCTTTACGGCTCTTAGTATAATGCTTTTAAAAGAGAGGAGTCTACTCGATTATGATGATAAAGTAAAAAACTATATTCCGGATTTTCCTTATCCTGAAATTAGTATTCGACATTTGCTAAACCATACCAGCGGACTTCAAAACTACATGTACTTAGTTGATAATTATTGGGTTAACGACAGCAGCATTACTAACCAGAAAATGCTAAACTTGATAATATCTCATAATTTACCCTTAAATAATATTCCCGGTCGAAGATTTGAATATTCTAATACCGGTTATGCCGTTCTGGCCTTGGTTATAGAAAAAATTACCCATCAATATTTTGGCGACTTTCTCCAAACTGAAATATTTGACAAATTAGGTATGACACATAGTTATGTTTATAATCGCGTTGATATAGAACAAGATAGCAATCAGGTTTTAGGTTATAATTCTCAATGGCGAAGACGTCGTCAATATTTTCATGATGCAAACAATGAAATTTTAGGAGATAAAAGCATTTACTCAACGGTTCACGATATTTATAAATTCACTGAAGCCTTAAATAATTACGAATTAGTAGATAAAAAAACTTTAGAAGAGGCTTATTCTAAAGCAATATTGCGCAACTCTAGAAGTATAAACTATGGCTTTGGTTGGCGATTGAGGAAAGACGGAAAACACAGTTATATTTTCCATAATGGTGCTTGGCATGGATTTACTTCCACTATTACTTTAGAGCCTGAAAACGATATTACACTTATTCTGCTCAACAACACCAATGCTCCCATCGCCACAATAAAAAGAGATATACTAAATATTTTACATTCTCAAATGGATCCTTATCTCAAATAA